The genomic window CCCTGTTGGTGGAAAAAGAAAACGCGGTGGAAGAGCTCCGGAAGCTTGTGGGCTCAGCGAATCCCGATGAACGTGAACCGGGAACAATCCGCCATCTTTACGCGGAGGGAATCACCCAAAACGCGGTTCACGCCTCGGACACGGTTGAAAACGCTCAGCGGGAGATTGAGCTTGTTTTTGGTGGCGATACCGCCTGAAAAGTGATTTGAAAGTCGGAGGGCTCAAAGCAGCCTGAAAGTTTCACTTTCCCGAATCAGTTCCTTGATTTGCTCTGTGCTTTCAGCCTGATTTATGGCGCGCCGTAATTCCGCCGAACCAATCAACCCTTTCGTATAGTGACAAAGCTGTGAGCGAAGTTCTTTATACACAACGCGTTCCGGCTTGAATTTCAAAGACAGTTCAATCTGCCGGAAAATGGTTTCCAAAAGCTGGTTTTTGGTTATCGGATTATAGTCGCCGCTTTCCCAGAGCTGTTTGCTCTGCGAAAATATCCACGGTTTCCCCAGGGCGCCACGGCCAATCATCACGGAATCACAGCCCGTTTCAGCCATCATTCTGCCCACATCCTCCGGTGTTTTCACGTCGCCATTTCCGATTACAGGCAAGCTCACTTCTTTTTTAAGAGCGGCGATGTGAGCCCAATCCGCCTGTCCGGAAAACATCTGGCTTTGAGTGCGGGCGTGCAGACAAATAAAATCCGCGCCAGCCTCCTCCACCATTTTGCCAAACTCAATGTAGTTCAGCTCTTCAAGACTCCAGCCGCTGCGAAATTTCACCCCCAGAAAACAGGAACCCCCCAATGCGGATTTGACCTCGCTCACAATCTCCCTGGCTTTGGGAAGCTCTCTCATCAGGGCGCTGCCTGCTCCGCGTTTCACCACTTTTCTAACCGGACAGCCCATGTTTATATCGATGAAATCCGGCTGGAAATCCAGACAATACTCCGCCGCTTTCGCCATCACCGAAGGCTCTGAACCAAAGATTTGGATGCCGAAAGGACGCTCAACTTCCTCAAAATGCGCGTATTGGATGGTTCTCAAGGAATCCCTGCTTAGCCCATCCGCGCTCACCATTTCGCTCACCAACACGTCTGCGCCATTTTCCTTGCAAAGCTGCCGGAAAGCGCGGTCAGTAAAGCCAGCCAAGGGCGCCAGCCACAGCTTTTCAGCGCAAATATCCTGTAGGGAGAATGCGGTCATCGGCGCTCAGATTCGTTTGAAGAGCATAAAATACGGTTCAAAACCTTGACGCCGCTGTTCGGTTTCATACCAGGTCGCCACGTGGTCTTGGAGGCTGGGGCTGCTTTGGATAACCTCATTTTGCAGCGACACAAATTCCTCCTGTTTCAACATCATTTCCGCAATCCAGAAGCTGTATTCCTCGTGGTCGGTGGCGATGTGCAGCTCCGCTCCGGGTTTCATCACTCCAGCCAAAGCCCCCAGAAAAGCGGGCTGAAAAAGCCGGCGTTTGTGGTGTCGCCGCTTGGGCCAGGGGTCTGGATGTTGGATATAAACGCAGGCCACCGATTTCTCAGGCAGAAGTTCCGCTATTTTTTCGTCCACCATCATACGCATCAAACGCACGTTGGGATGGCGTTCCGGGCTGATTTTTTTCAAAATATTGCGTATTCTTTTATCGGCGGCTTCCAAGCCCAGAAAATTCCACTCGGGATGAAGCGGCGCGTATTGAGAGAGAAATTCACCTTTTCCGGAACCTATTTCCAGATGCAGAGGCTGATTGTTTTCAAAGATTTTCGCTGGTTCCAAAAAGCCTTCCCCAGGCTCCAGAACAAAAAATTCGCGGTCATCAAGCATCTTCGTCCTCATCATCGGAAGCTCTGCTGGCTTGGATTTCACGCGTTTCAACGCGTTGGATGAAGAGGTCTGCCAGCGTGAGCCCATAGGCGATAAACACAAACATCAACAGGGCGTTCACATAAGCCGATGACCAGCTCGGAAAATCACCTCGTTTTGTGAGGAAATACATGCCCCGATACCAAACCGCGACCTGCCCGGCGCCCAAAAGCGAGGAGAGAATCATTCTGAAACGTGTGATGGCTTTCAGGAAAAACAGGAATTTTATCATCAGGGTCATCAAAGCCGCCAACGCCAGATTAGCCAGGAAAAACAAGCTTAGTCCCACACCCATTTTGGGGCTGATTATCAGGGAAAAGACCAGAGCCAGGACAAACACGACCACCCAGGCCCAGGGATTCTTCAAATAGTGATAAATCACTGCCACACTTCCACAAACCAGCGCCAGAAACAATCCCAGCTCCAAAGCGCCCGGTCTTTTATACGCTTTTCCGGCTGGGGCGGTATCGGATTTGTAAATCTCGATAATCTCGCCCAGTTCTGGGTCACTTATCGACGAAACTGTCTGCGGCTCTATGGGTTGTCCGATGTTTCCGATAAAATATCCCAAAACGGCTCCGATGAGCGGAAACAGCAGCGCCAACATGAAAATCGGCTTGAATTTTGTGCTTTGCATGGCTGGCCTCTTATAAATTTTAATTGACGTTTAGCAATGGAACTATTTTATGGCAGACAGTGTCCCTGTCAACCCCAAATGTGGGGGACAGGGCTCAAAACCCGCTCTTAGAGGGATTTTTACCTTCGCGGGAATCAATAGCTAATTTTTTGGAGAATAAAATATGAGCCTGATCACTAAACTTAGAACGAAACTTGCCCGCACCAAAAGCGGTTTCCTGGGCAAAATTGCCGAAGCGGTCAAGCTGCGAGGCAAGGTTGACGACGAACTGATGGAAGAAATCGAGGAGATTTTGATCCGCTGCGACACCGGGGTTGAAATGACCCAAACCATCATGGACAGCCTCACGGAGCGCATCCGCGTGGATAGGATTACAGACGCCGGCGTGGTTCAAACCGTCCTCGGTGAGATCATGCAGAATATCCTGCTCAAAGACTACGCGGAACTGGGCAACCTCTTCGATGAAATCGACGCCAAACCCTACGTGATTGCCTTTGTGGGCGTGAACGGAGTGGGAAAAACCACCAGTATCGGAAAAATGGCGAACGCCCTCGTTCAGGCTGGAAAACGCGTCATGATTATTGCCGGTGACACCTTCCGCGCCGCCGCCATCGAACAGCTCGCCATCTGGGCTGAGCGTGCCGGTGCCACTCTCATCCGCTCCCATCAGAATGCCGACCCCGCCTCCGTGATTTACGATGGCATCGCCTCCGCTCTGGCTCGTGATTTCGACGTGGTTATGATAGACACCGCCGGACGCCAACACACGCGTGAAAACCTGATGTTGGAGCTCAGCAAAATTGACCGCACCATCAAGAAATTGATTCCCGAAGCGCCTCATCAATCCCTGCTCGTTGTGGACGCCACCACAGGCCAAAACGCCATTTCCCAAGCTGTTAACTTCCACAAAGTCATGCCCCTCACCGGGCTGGTTCTCAGTAAATATGATGGCACCTCCAAGGGCGGAATCATCTTCAACCTCAAACACAACCTCGATTTGCCCGTGCGTTTCATCGGAGTGGGTGAGGGCATCGGCGATCTCGAAGTCTTTGATGCCGAAGCTTTTGTCCAAGCCTTTTTTGAAACCTCTGAAGAAGTGGAGGAAGAACAATGAACCCCAAAATTCTCAAAATACTAAACCCCATCCTCCTTTTAACGGTCATTTTCACGCTGGTCGGCTTGGTCGGCTACAACATCACCGAGCTGGAACCCTGGCGCCAGCTTCACTTCATCTCCGGCGCCCTCTTCTTTTTGGCTGCCATCCTGCATCTAATCCTAAACTGGGGCTGGGTTAAAGCCAGCTACCTCAAGCGTAAAAAAGCTGGAAAGTGAGCCAATTTCCCCCGGAGCAAATCGTTGAAGCCTATTCCCAGCTCAACGAACTGATTGCCTCCACCCAAGACCCCAACGACAAGCTGCCCCAGCTTCGCCGCCTGGTCGAAGGCATTTACAAAGAACTCAGTTCCGATAGCGGCTTCAGCTTCAGCGGTCTTTTCGCGCGGATGCAATATGTCCATGAAACCATGGAAGCTCCGCCGGAAATCCTTGTTCAGCTCAACCGGCTTCGCATCCTGGGAAACAAGGCCGCTCACGATGCGGATTATAAAACCAGCCGCGCCGACTGGGCGAGTTCCGTTCTGGCGGCGAGGAGCCTCCTTCAATGGCTGAATCCCGCCCTCAGCGACGCCCGGGTGGACAAATTCATCGAAAGCCAAAGGGCAATCCCTTTCACCGCCACGGCTTTCGAAACCCCCAAAACGAGCTTCCTCTGCATCGTGGAAAAATGGGACCCCATCAAAAAAAGCGACAAAACCAGCGGTATCAGGATTATCGCCGCCTTGGACGATGGTTCCCAGTGCATGATTTTCCTGAACGATTTTCAAGGCGAAGGACGCCAGTGGAGCCGGCTGAACAAGGTTTTGTGGAAATATTGCTGTCTCAGTTGCCAAAACCTGAGCGTCATCACCGGAAAAGACCGCTATTTCCAAAGCAATCCCCAAAGCCTCATCATCGTGGAACCCGATTTCCTCTTGGACGCCAGCGCCGTGGCTGATTGCTTCCTCAATGAGGAAAGCCATCCGGAGTTTTTTATCCTGAACAGGATGCAAAACGAAGCCGCTTCCGAAAAACCCGTTCTGGGCATGATTGCCAACGAAATCCTGGACGAGCTTGTTTCCTCTCCAGACGCGGATTACGAGGAACTTTTCAGGCTGAGCATGGCGAAAAAGCCAATTTCCCTCGTTGCTCTCGGCCAAGCCAGCGCCATGAACATTTTCCACACCATCAAAAACAATCATTTCGCCAATATCAGAACCTTCACCCATTCCCTCAAAAACGACGCCGTCCAGTTGGAACCCTCCTACATTTCGCCCGCCACTGGTCTGCAAGGCAGGCTGGATATACTTTACGAGCGCGACGGTAAACGCCACATTGTGGAGCTTAAAAGCGGAAAACCGCCCTTTTACGATGTTTGGAAACAACAGCGGATGCAGGTGGCTGCCTACGATTTGATTCTGGGTTCCAGCGGTGCCAGAAGCGACCTGGGACACAGCAGCATTTTCTATTCCGCCGCTAAGGATGACCCCCTGCGCCATGTTCCCCGCGCCGCCGTCCTGGAACAAGACCTCATCATGTGCCGAAACCGCATTGTGGGCATCATGCGTATGTTGGCTCTCGACCCCAGTCTGTTTTTCAACTGGCTGCG from Candidatus Cloacimonadota bacterium includes these protein-coding regions:
- a CDS encoding DUF4405 domain-containing protein; this encodes MNPKILKILNPILLLTVIFTLVGLVGYNITELEPWRQLHFISGALFFLAAILHLILNWGWVKASYLKRKKAGK
- the ftsY gene encoding signal recognition particle-docking protein FtsY yields the protein MSLITKLRTKLARTKSGFLGKIAEAVKLRGKVDDELMEEIEEILIRCDTGVEMTQTIMDSLTERIRVDRITDAGVVQTVLGEIMQNILLKDYAELGNLFDEIDAKPYVIAFVGVNGVGKTTSIGKMANALVQAGKRVMIIAGDTFRAAAIEQLAIWAERAGATLIRSHQNADPASVIYDGIASALARDFDVVMIDTAGRQHTRENLMLELSKIDRTIKKLIPEAPHQSLLVVDATTGQNAISQAVNFHKVMPLTGLVLSKYDGTSKGGIIFNLKHNLDLPVRFIGVGEGIGDLEVFDAEAFVQAFFETSEEVEEEQ
- the trmB gene encoding tRNA (guanosine(46)-N7)-methyltransferase TrmB; translation: MLDDREFFVLEPGEGFLEPAKIFENNQPLHLEIGSGKGEFLSQYAPLHPEWNFLGLEAADKRIRNILKKISPERHPNVRLMRMMVDEKIAELLPEKSVACVYIQHPDPWPKRRHHKRRLFQPAFLGALAGVMKPGAELHIATDHEEYSFWIAEMMLKQEEFVSLQNEVIQSSPSLQDHVATWYETEQRRQGFEPYFMLFKRI
- the dusB gene encoding tRNA dihydrouridine synthase DusB, yielding MTAFSLQDICAEKLWLAPLAGFTDRAFRQLCKENGADVLVSEMVSADGLSRDSLRTIQYAHFEEVERPFGIQIFGSEPSVMAKAAEYCLDFQPDFIDINMGCPVRKVVKRGAGSALMRELPKAREIVSEVKSALGGSCFLGVKFRSGWSLEELNYIEFGKMVEEAGADFICLHARTQSQMFSGQADWAHIAALKKEVSLPVIGNGDVKTPEDVGRMMAETGCDSVMIGRGALGKPWIFSQSKQLWESGDYNPITKNQLLETIFRQIELSLKFKPERVVYKELRSQLCHYTKGLIGSAELRRAINQAESTEQIKELIRESETFRLL